A genome region from Cryptococcus neoformans var. neoformans B-3501A chromosome 8, whole genome shotgun sequence includes the following:
- a CDS encoding hypothetical protein (HMMPfam hit to Aldedh, Aldehyde dehydrogenase family, score: 548.5, E(): 5.6e-162), with protein sequence MLPLIRRPLQLRAYTSAAFASTPSSSKLSPLALKAAEDVSSKWKGTTANGGKTKIYIGGEFLDSKTDKWLEVRDPASQTLVNTVPETTPDEFRAAVDAASQAFKTWSKTSIMRRQRAMFELQHLIRQHAPEIANSIVLEQGKTYADALGDVGRGLQVVENATAITSTLLGDKLEVANDMDTYVRRLPLGVAAAISPFNFPAMIVLWSAALATVTGNTLIVKPSERDPGATMIIAELCERAGLPPGVINVVHGTVPTVNRICDDPAIKAISFVGSDKAGEHIYNRAIVQGKRVQANLGAKNHAIIMPDANKNLALNSVAGAAFGAAGQRCMALSVAIFVGTAREMIPELIERAKGLKVTGGFEEGADLGPVISPQAKKRIEDYIGSVEEEGGKILLDGRGYNVSEYPDGSFVGPTIVEAVTTMKVYRNEVFGPVLTIVEADTLDDAIAIINANKYGNGASIFTNSGSTARKFEIEAEPGQIGINVAVPVPLPMFGWSGNKASAKGDIPFYGKSGLDFYTYKKTTTSLWPAADAVGNRVSVTFSNDLFLTFSML encoded by the exons ATGCTTCCTCTGATCAGACGTCCACTCCAGCTCAGGGCATACACCTCAGCTGCCTTCGCCTCAACTCCATCCAGCAGTAAACTATCGCCTCTTGCACTCAAAGCAGCCGAAGATGTCTCCTCCAAATGGAAGGGAACCACAGCAAACGGAGGAAAAACGAAGATCTATATCGGAGGAGAGTTTTTGGACAGCAAAACGGATAAATGGCTGGAAGTCCGGGACCCT GCTTCACAAACCCTTGTCAATACTGTCCCAGAAACTACACCAGATGAGTTTAGAGCAGCTGTAGATGCCGCCAGTCAAGCTTTCAAAACATGGTCCAAGACTAGCATCATGCGTCGGCAACGAGCAATGTTCGA GCTGCAGCATTTAATTCGTCAACATGCCCCAGAAATTGCCAACTCGATCGTCTTAGAGCAAGGCAAAACTTATGCTGATGCTCTCGGAGACGTTGGTCGTGGCCTCCAAGTCGTCGAAAATGCTACCGCCATTACATCGACCCTACTCGGGGATAAGCTTGAGGTTGCCAACGACATGGACACCTACGTCCGAAGGCTTCCCTTGGGAGTCGCGGCTGCCATATCCCCGTTCAACTTCCCTGCAATGATCGTCCTCTGGTCTGCAGCGCTTGCAACCGTCACTG GGAACACCCTTATTGTAAAGCCTTCAGAAAGAGACCCTGGGGCTACTATGATCATTGCAGAACTTTGTGAGAGAGCTGGTCTTCCCCCTGGAGTAATCAATGT TGTCCATGGGACAGTCCCTACAGTTAATAGAATTTGTGATGACCCAGCTATCAAGGCCATCTCTTTTGTGGGTAGCGACAAAGCTGGTGAACATATCTACAATAG GGCTATCGTCCAGGGCAAGCGAGTACAGGCAAACTTGGGTGCTAAAAACCATGCGATCATTATGCCTGATG CGAACAAAAATCTTGCTCTTAACTCTGTGGCTGGTGCTGCTTTCGGTGCTGCCGGTCAGCGATGTATGGCCCTGTCTGTTG CCATCTTTGTGGGCACCGCCAGGGAGATGATCCCGGAACTCATTGAGAGAGCAAAGGGCTTGAAAGTGACTGGAGGATTCGAGGAAGGTGCAGACCT CGGACCTGTCATTTCACCCCAGGCGAAAAAGCGTATTGAGGATTATATAGGTtcagtggaagaagaaggagggaagatcCTTTTGGACGGGCGTGGTTACAACGTGTCCGAGTATCCTGATGGCAGCTTTGTCGGTCCTACCATTGTTGAAGCTGTGACTACAATGAAGGTTTACAG GAACGAGGTCTTTGGCCCGGTCTTGACCATCGTTGAGGCCGATACCCTTGACGATgccatcgccatcatcaacgCCAATAAATA CGGTAACGGTGCCTCTATTTTCACCAATTCTGGATCCACCGCTCGTAAATTCGAGATTGAAGCTGAACCAGGACAAATCGGTATCAATGTTGCTGTACCTGTTCCACTTCCTATGTTCGGATGGTCAGGTAACAAGGCTTCAGCCAAGGGGGACATTCCATTCTACGGGAAGAGTGGTTTGGATTTCTACACCTATAAGAAGACAACCACAAGTCTCTGGCCCGCTGCTGATGCTGTTGGTAACAGAGTGAGTGTCACATTCTCTAATGATCTTTTTCTGACCTTTTCGATGCTATAG
- a CDS encoding hypothetical protein (HMMPfam hit to GDPD, Glycerophosphoryl diester phosphodiesterase family, score: 107.9, E(): 2.4e-29), translating to MTSISNGQPAPLAIRQPKDIECWGHRGASAHLPENTLASFRAAIAEGCDGIESDVHATSDGVILMFHDPTLDRTTTGTGLIKDQPWKGVIEHVRTTKEPVQPVPLFEQLISLLMEPQNRHVSLNIDCKMQNDPERLFPEMAKIIGQYENYETELSPRVILGLWHPLFIRPALKYLPTCRRFHIGFSIPVVKTFFWDVCDGFSMCFPLLMGSEGQAFLKECREKGKEVTVWTVNDETEMRVAMSWGVKAVLTDRVGAFVNLRKKVVENPEKLALQGMEKYTFPWSHWRYYSVAHNWILRTQLDVMRTVCYQPGPLTMPDLGEFSMVEQGNQAKEETQNIPSLPRVPVAAQ from the exons ATGACGTCTATCAGCAACGGCCAGCCTGCACCTCTTGCGATCCGGCAACCTAAGGACATTGAGTGCTGGGGACATCGAGGTGCATCCGCCCATTTGCCTGAAAATAC CCTCGCTAGTTTTCGTGCCGCCATTGCGGAAGGGTGTGACGGTATCGAAAGCG ATGTTCATGCTACATCGGACGGCGTTATCCTTATGTTTCACGATCCCACATTGGACCGGACGACCACTGGAACGGGTTTGATTAAGGATCAACCATGGAAGGGAGTCATTGA ACATGTTAGGACGACCAAGGAGCCCGTGCAGCCCGTTCCTCTGTTTGAGCAGCTCATCTCTTTGTTGATGGAG CCCCAGAATCGGCATGTTTCTCTTAAT ATCGACTGCAAGATGCAGAATGATCCTGAACGACTCTTT CCTGAAATGGCAAAAATCATCGG CCAGTATGAAAATTATGAGACAGAACTATCCCCTCGTGTTATTCTTGGCCTTTGGCACCCCCTCTTCATTCGACCTGCTCTCAAATATCTACCTACCTGCCGTCGATTTCACATCGGTTTTTCCATACCTGTTGTGAAAACATTCTTCTGGGACGTTTGTGACGGCTTCTCAATGTGCTTCCCGCTTTTAATGGGCTCCGAGGGCCAGGCCTTCCTTAAGGAATGtcgagaaaagggaaaagaagtcACTGTCTGGACGGTCAATGATGAGACGGAGATGAGAGTGGCCATGTCATGGGGCGTTAAGGCTGTGTTGACCGATCGTGTCGGGGCGTTTGTAAACCTCAGAAAAAAG GTCGTCGAAAATCCTGAGAAGCTTGCTCTTCAAGGCATGGAGAAATATACTTTCCCGTGGTCACATTGGCGCTATTATAGCGTCGCACAC AACTGGATCCTCCGCACCCAGCTAGATGTCATGCGCACCGTATGCTATCAGCCTGGTCCTTTAACCATGCCAGATCTCGGCGAATTCTCGATGGTTGAGCAAGGAAATcaggcgaaggaagagacgCAGAACATACCATCTCTACCTAGAGTGCCTGTTGCTGCGCAGTGA